From the genome of Leptolyngbya sp. 'hensonii':
GGCTTACATGGCTGAAAATAGTGTTTTTGGCTCAACAGTTCAGGTGCTGGGTTTGGGAATTCAAACTCAGACCGTCAACTACTACTACACCATTGCGCCAGTGGCCTATGTCGGCGAAGCTTACACGCAGACCGTGAACAGTGCGGCTGCTTCTTTGAAAGGTCCCTTACGGTCCTATATGGGCGGTGTGGCTTTGGGTACAGTGCAGGAAACCAGTGAAACCACGACCCTCTCTGTTCTGTGTGAGACCAAGCAAGTGGGTAAGCCTGATTCCACCAATTTCCCGGCGGTGACCTCCAATTTTATTACGGCTGGCCAGTGTCAGGCAGATCCCAATAGTGGGGCCTACCGGTTGCTGAATGGGAAATAGGTCAGCCGTTGATCTGGATGTGTGTGTCTATTTCTAATGGGTCAGGGTGACATCTGACCCATTTTTTTATTCTGAAGAGGTTCAGTAGAAACAGTCAAAATACTGCAATGTAAGAATAATTGGTTTAAATTAAGCTTTTACAATGGGTTTACGGTGGTTTGAATTCGCATCGAATGTTGGCCACTTTTTCAAACGGCTGACCTGTTTTGATCATCATGACACGATCGGAAAACTGGATGAGAACAGTTGTTGCCCATGCTTGAGCCTCCGAATTGGGATTTCTCCAAGCAGCATTTTCCAGAAAATCTTGTATCAGATGGGTGGGTACAGGCGATTGAAGGACTGACCAGAAATTTGTGCTCAGAACCGACGACGCCACCGGAATATGAACAGGAGGAAACTTCACGACGGCAGATTGTTCTGGAGACAACCGAATCAGAGGATTTTGAGGCTTTCCTGCAACTGGTCCTGGACAATCTGCCGCTGTTTATTTTCTGGAAAGATCGGAATTCTGTCTATTTGGGCTGCAACCAAAGGTTTGCTCACGTCGCAGGGTTTGCCCATCCACGCCATATCTTTGGTAAAACGGACGATGAGATGCCCTGGCGACCAGAGGAGCGAGAGGCTTTCCTGGCCCTCGATCGGCTGGTGATGGAAACCAACACCCCGCGCTACAACGTGATTGAATCTCAACGGACAGCCGATGGGCGGCAAACCTGGTCTGAAACTAGCAAGATTCCCTTACGGGACGCAACTGGTCAGGTGATCGGTATTCTGGGCATTTTTCAAGACATTACGGAACGTAAGCAGGCGGAGGAATCTCTGCAAGTGGCAGAGGCAAAGTACCGGAGCATTTTTGAGAATGCAGTGGAAGGGATCTTTCAGACGACTGCCGATGGTCAATACCTGATTGCTAATCCTATGCTAGCCCGGATTTATGGCTACGAGTCGGTGACAGAATTGGTGGATCGATTAACGGATATCCAGCATCAACTGTACGTAGACCCGACCAGACGGGAGACTTTTATGCAACTGATGCGGGACCAGGGTGCGGTTTGGGGCTTTGAATCCCAGGTTTATCGTAAGGATGGCAGCATTATCTGGATCTCGGAAAGTGCCCGTGCTTTAAAGGATGAAACTGGGCAATTATTAGGCTACGAGGGAACAGTAGAAGATATCACCGATCGCAAGCAGGTAGAAGCGGAGCTTCTAAAGCGGGATAACCTGTTGCAGGCGGTGGCTGAGGCCACCAATTATCTTCTGACTGCCGTTGATTTTGGGGTGGCGATTAACAAGACGCTAGAAACTTTAGGGCAGGCAGCAGATGTCGATCGGGTCTATATCTACGAAAACCATCTTCATCCCGAAACGACGGAACTGGCTATGAGTATGCGGTTCGAGTGGACGAGGCCGGGAATTGAACCCAGCATCACCCAGTCCCACTGGCAGAACCGTCCCTACAGTACCTTTCAGCAGATGCGCTGGTATGAAACGCTGGCGGCGGGTCAGTCTGTCCATGGGTTGACCCAGGATTTCCCCCCCGTTGAGCGGGAGATCTTGGATCGCGATCAGATTCGTTCGATTCTCCTGGTCCCAATTCTGGTGGATGACCAGTTTTGGGGATATATCGGGTTTGATGATTGTCGATCGGAACGACGATGGTTTAAGAGCGAGGAATCCATTCTGGTGGCCATGGCGATCAGTATTGGGGGCGTGTTGAAGCGGGAGCAGGCTGAGACCACAATTCGCTACCAGGCTTTCCATGATTTGCTCACAGGGCTACCCAATCGGGCTCAATTTAATACACACCTGCCCGCTTCTCTCCTGGGGGCTCAACAAACGGGGCAGATGCTGGCCGTGATGTTTCTGGATCTGGATCATTTCAAAACCATCAACGATACCTTGGGCCATGCGATCGGAGACAAGTTGCTGCAAGTCGTGGCCAGTCGTCTGGCGGCCTGCCTGCGGGAAGGGGATGTGATTTCCCGTTGGGGGGGGGATGAGTTTACCCTGCTCCTGCCTCGAATTGTTCATCCAGAGGATGCCACGAAAATTGCCCAGCGGATTTTGGAGGCGCTGAAGCCTCCCTTTCAGATTGAAGCTCAGGAACTCTATATCAGTAGCAGTATTGGCATTGCCCTCTATCCAACCGATGGTGAGGATGTTCAAACTCTATTGCGCAATGCGGATGCTGCTTTGTACTGCGCCAAGGAACAGGGTCGCAACAATTACCAATTTTATACGCCCGTTTTGACGACGAGGGCGTCTGAGTTGCTCAACCTGGAGAGTCGATTGCATCAAGCTCTGGAATTGGGTGAGTTTATCCTCCATTACCAACCTCAGATCAACCTGAAAACGGGCAAAGTCAGTCGGATGGAGGCATTGGTACGCTGGCAACATCCGGAATTAGGTCTGATTCCGCCAAAACGCTTTATTCCCCTGGCAGAAGATAGCGGTTTGATTGTGGCGATCGATGAATGGGTGTTGGAAACAGCCTGTCAGCAGATCCGGATCTGGCAACAGAGTGGACTGTCTGAATTGCGGATGGCGGTTAACCTGTCTGCCCGCCATTTTCAACGCCCTGGTCTGGTGTCTTGCATTCAGCGCATCTTACAGGAGACTCAACTGAAACCAGCGCACTTGGAACTAGAGATGACGGAAACTACGGTCATGCAGAATGTAGAGGTTACGATCGAAACCTTGCATCAACTGCATAGCCTGGGGATTCACATCTCCCTGGATGACTTTGGAGCCGGTTATTCTTCCCTCGGATATTTGAAAAAGTTTCCCCTGCATACCCTGAAAATCGATCGGTCTTTTATCTGCGATCTCAAGGCTAATTCTCAGGATTTTGCCATTATCAGTGCCATTATTACCCTGGCCCAGGGGCTGGGTCTGGATGTGGTCGCTGAAGGTGTAGAGACACCAGACCAATTGGAATTGCTGCGGGTTCTGAATTGTAAGGAAGTTCAGGGGTACCTGATCAGTCCCCCATTGTCTTTGACAGAGGCTACCCTGTTCCTCCACCACTATGATCAATCCTGGATTTATCAGGACCATACCTGTTAGAGACGGAGTATGCTCCACCTCTAACAGGTATGGGCTAAAACTGTCTCAGGAAGCGCAGGTCGCTGGCATACAGGCGACGAATGTCATCAATTTGGTGCAGTACCATGGCAAAGCGCTCGGCACCAAACCCGGCAGCAAAGCCGGTGTACACTTCGGGATCGTAACCGACTGCCTTCAGGACATTCGGGTCTACCATACCGCAGCCCATGACTTCTAACCAGCGGCCTCGCCACTGCACGTCCACTTCGGCGGAGGGTTCTGTGAAAGGAAAGTAGCTGGCCCGAAAACGAACCGGCAGATCATCCCCAAACATCTCCTGCAGGAAGACTTTGATCGTGCCTTTCAGATCAGTGAAGGTTAGCCCCTCGTCGATCGCCAGAATCTCCACCTGATGAAACACGGCAGCATGGGTAGCATCCACCGTATCCCGCCGATAGCACCGGCCTGGAGACACAATCCGAATCGGAGGTTCATTTTCACTCATGTACCGGATCTGCACCGACGAGGTATGGGTGCGGAGCAGGTTGCCATCGGGCAGGTAGAAGGTGTCCTGCATATCACGAGCTGGATGGTCAGCGGGAGTATTCAGGGCTTCGAAGTTGTAGTAGTCGGTCTCCATTTCCGGACCCTGGGCAACGGTGTAGCCCAACCCGACAAAAATATCGATCACCCGATCGATCACGCCACTGATGGGATGGACCCGCCCCTGGGGACGATAGACACCAGGCAACGTCACATCCAGGGTTTCGGCCTCCAGTTGGGCCTGGATCTGGGCCGCCTGTAGGGCTGCTTTTTTACTGTCCAGGGCTGACTGAATGGCATCCTTCACCTCATTGGTCAGGGCTCCAATCAGCGGGCGTTCTTCCGGCGGGAGCTTGCCCATTGCCCCCAACAGTTGGGAGAGTTGCCCCTTCTTGCCCAGGAATTTAATCCGAAATTGCTCCAGCTCATCCAGGGTTTGAGCTGCAGCTACTTCCCCTTCAGCATCCCGGCGCAGGGCTTCCAGTTGATCGTTCAGGCTTTCAGGCGGATTCGTCATGCCAATACTCTATTACAGCCATTTCCAATTATAAGTGTGGTTCATGACCGTTAGATGTAAGGCAGAATGGGAGTCGTCCTTCCGATCGATGACAATGGCGATGAAACTTCTAGTCAGCAACGATGATGGTATTTTTGCCCAGGGCATCCGGAGTTTGGCCAATATCTTCGCTGAAGCCGGTCACAATGTGACGGTGGTTTGCCCGGATCAGGAGCGATCTGCTACGGGACATGGCCTGACCCTACATCAGCCGATTCGGGCTGAGAAAATGGAAGGGATTTTTCATCCCTCGGTGACGGCCTGGGCCTGTTCTGGGACTCCTGCTGATTGTGTGAAGCTGGCGCTCTGGGCACTGTTGGAGGGTCCTCCAGATTTTGTCCTATCGGGGATTAACCATGGCTCTAATCTGGGGACAGATGTGTTGTACTCAGGAACGGTCTCAGCCGCAATGGAGGGTACGATCGAGGGGATTCCCAGCGTTGCATTTAGCCAGACCAGCTACACCTCCAGGGAATTTCAGACTGCTGCGGCCTTTGCCAAGATGTTACTGGAACAGATGGCGGCCCAGCCTTTGCCAGAGCCCGTCCTGCTCAATGTCAACATTCCGGCGGTCAAGCCGGAGGAGATTACCGGGGTAGCCATGACTCGCCAGGGGATTCGCCGCTATCTGGATATTTTTGAGAAGCGGGTTGATCCAAGGGGTAAGACGTACTACTGGCTGGCGGGGGAACTGCTGGAAGAGGTGGCGGAGGAGTCTGACCTGGATTGGGTCAACCAAATTCCCACAGATGTTGAGGCGATTCGCAAGAACCTGATTACCATTACGCCTTTGCAATATAATCTGACCTCTAACCTGGTTCTGGAACACCTGCAAAAATGGCAGTTTGATGTTTCGATGTCTAAAAGTTGAGAACTTTCTCGATAAAATGACCCAAAAATCTGCAATGGGGTCTCATTTCTCACAGAATTAATATAGATTTTGACAAATTTACTTTTTGTGATTTTCAAAAAGTTTCAATAGCAATTCTTCTCTCTTTTTGAAATTTAAATTGAATTCTTAACTTTTCTCAGGGAGGGCTGTGAGATTAATCACGGAGAGGCTGTGAGATTAATCACGGAGAAGTCTGGAATTCCACAATCCTGAGATGCTAGAACATAATTAATGCTGGAGATTAGTTGAAAAAATCTGGCTAAAGTGTGTTCTAGAATGTACTTTTAACACTGACAACTTGCTTTAAAGAGAGTAGACAATAGAGAGTAGATAATAGAAGGATAGAAGCTGGTTGACTGACAAAACTCCTGAAACCCCTGAAATCTCGTAGGTTGGGTTAAGGTGCAAAACCCAACACAAAAGCCTTGACAAGGTTTGGTGGAGCAGAGCGAAACCCAACCTACAGAAAAAGTTTTGTCAGTCAATCAGGATAGAGGACAGCAAGATGAAGGGGAAGTCTCTTTCGGGTGATTTACCTCTGTGCTGACCTGGTTTATGCTCTGGTAAATGGGTTGCAAGACGAAATATCTTCCTGCTGGATGATTGCAGTCGGGGTGCGGGTTAGAAATGGCAGGAGTTGCTCTTGAGGTTTGGCTGATTTTCAGGAAAACTCATGTCTAGTATAGAAAACCAGTTCACTGTGCGCCTTTGGGGAGTTAGAGGGAGTATTGCCTGTCCCGGAGCCGAGACAGTTCGATACGGGGGGAACACCCCCTGTATTGAAATGCGGGTTGGGGGGCAGGTTCTGATTTTTGATGGGGGAACTGGTTTACGAGTTTTGGGCCAATCCCTTTTGAGTGAAATGCCTCTGGAAGGGCATCTGTTCTTTACCCACACCCACTGGGACCATATTCAGGGCTTTCCCTTCTTTGTGCCTGCTTTTGTTAAAGGGAATTGTTTCCACATTTATGGGGCTCCTTCACCCAATGGGATGACGATCGAACAGCGGCTGATTAACCAGATGTTGGATCCAAACTTCCCGGTGCCGCTGCAAATTATGGGATCTGATCTGAGGTTTAACGATATTCAGATTGGGCAGCAGATCTATCTGGGTGACATTACGATCGAGACTGCTTTGCTCAACCATCCGGGGCAGGCCACGGGCTACCGGGTAAATTGGCGGGGTTGTTCGGCGGTCTATGCGACCGATACGGAGCATCTTCTGGATCAACTGGATGAAAATCTGCTCCGTCTGGCGCAAGATGCGGATGTGATGATCTACGATGCTACGTATACGGATGAGGAATATCATTCCACCACAGCCAGCAAGATTGGGTGGGGGCATTCCACCTGGCAGGAAGCCATTAAGATGGCTGAAGCAGCTCGTGTGAAGCAGTTGGTGATTTTTCACCATGACCCGCTGCATAACGATGATTTTCTCGATCGGATTGCCTTTCAAGCCAGAGAACGCTTTCCTCAAGCTGTGATGGCCCGAGAGGGGATGGTTCTGCAGTTGATTGAAGAATCCGCTTTAGAGGTGGATTCTGGCGTAGCACCGGAATTGAAGATTTCTGTCTGAAGGGTCCATAACCCAACTTTTGCTGTTCAGATCTCCGACTTCTTGACGAAATCGAAGATCTGATTCCCAGATGATTAGGGTCTAACCCATTAGAGCTGTTAATCGGGAGAGAGTCCCTTCGTGGCCAACCACTCCCGATTAAACAAACGAGATTGGTAGCGGGCTCCCCCGTCACATAAAACGGTGACGATCGTGTGACCCGGTCCGAGCTGTTTGGCGACCTGGACTGCTGCTGCCACATTGATGCCTACAGACCCGCCCATAAATAGGCCATCCCGACGGAGGAGTTGATAGACTACCCGAAGGCAATCCGGATCTTCAACCCGAACCGCATCATCCACCGGTGCTCCCTGTAAGTTGCTCGTGACCCGACTGGTGCCGATGCCTTCGGTGATGGAATTGCCTTCGACCTTAATTTCGCCGGTCTTGAAATAGTTGTAGAGGCCACTTCCCATCGGATCTGCCAGAACGCACCGAACAGTCGGATTTTTCTCCTTCAGGTACAGGGCGACCCCTGCGTAGGTTCCGCCTGTACCTGTGGCGGCGACCCAGGCATCAATCCGGCCTTCGGTTTGCTGCCAGATTTCAGGACCCGTCGTTTCGTAATGGGCCTGCCGATTGGCCAGGTTATCAAATTGATTGGCCCAGACAGCATTCTCCATTTCCTCCGCCACCCGACCAGACAGGCGGACGTAGTTGTTGGGGTCTTTATAGGGGACGGCAGGAACCGGGCGAACTTCTGCCCCCAGAGTTCTCAGCGCTTCCATCTTTTCCTGAGATTGGGTTTCTGGGATGATGATCAGGCATTTGTAACCTTTGGCATTGCAAATGTGGGCCAGCCCAATTCCGGTGTTACCGGCAGTGCCTTCCACCACCGTTCCTCCAGGCTTCAGCAGGCCCCGTGCTTCGGCATCCTGGATGATGTAGAGGGCGGCCCGGTCTTTGACGGAACCGCCAGGGTTCAAAAATTCTGCCTTACCCAGAATCTCGCAGCCTGTTTCCTCGCTGAAACTGTTTAACCGTATCAGGGGAGTGTTTCCGATCGTCCCCACAAACCCGTTTTTGATCTCCATACTGGCGTTCTATGTGAATCCCTCTTCCATCCTATGCGGAAAGGTTCTCCCTACAACATCTGCTCCTGGATCTCCAGGTTCAGACTGGAGCAAAAATTGTCGGACCATTGCATCCAATGGTCCGACAGGGGATTGAAGGGTATCCGTGATCCTTATTTGTTGGGTTGGGGCGTCATCCGCAGGTAAGGCTTGACGACGGTGTAGCCCTTGGGAAACTTCTCCTTCAGGACTTCCGGATCCTGCAGAGATGGAACGATGACACAGTCCCCCCCATCCTTCCAATTGGCCGGTGTGGCCACACTGTAGTTGTCCGTCAATTGCAGAGAATCAATCACCCGGAGCAACTCATCAAAGTTCCGTCCGGTGCTGGCTGGATAGGTGAAGGTCAGGCGCAGCTTTTTCTTAGGGTCGATGATAAACACAGAACGGACGGTCAGGGTATCGTTGGCGTTGGGATGGATCATGTCGTAGAGGTCAGAAACCTTACGATCGGGATCGGCCAGAATTGGGTAGTTGAGTTTGGCATTCTGGGTTTCTTCAATGTCCCCCACCCAACCTTTGTGGGAAGCCACATCATCCACACTGAGGGCCAGAACTTTGACATTGCGCTGGTCGAACTCTGGCTTCAGGCGAGCCACTTCGCCCAGTTCTGTGGTGCAAACGGGAGTGAAATCCTTAGGATGGGAGAATAAAACCACCCAACTATCACCAGCCCAATCATAGAAGTGGAGTTCACCGTCTGTGGAGGCTTGAGTAAAATCTGGTACGGTGTCACCGAGTCGAAGAGCCATATCCAAATATCCTATGCGTAATGAAAACACAAGCTGGTCCTTCCAATCATGCCATAACTCCGGTTTTCCGCTCGGAGTACGGCTGTTTTTGTAATTTTATTTTAAGCTTTAGCGCAAGATGTTAATGGAGGGGTCAGCTTAACTGGTTGCGAAACCGATTGATGCTGATGGCCAGGAGGACGATCGCAAAGCTGCCCAGGGCCAGTGCATTGGGCCAGAGCACATCCAGCCCCACACCTTTGAGCAGAATACCGCGAGTGATGGCCACGTAATGGCGCAGAGGATCCAGCAGGGACAGGTATTGGAGGAACAGGGGCATGCTTTCGATCGGGGCGATCGCGCCAGAAAGCTGAATCAGGGGCAGGTTGAAGAAGAAAGAAGTTAATACCACCTGTTGTTGCGATCGGGACAGGGTCGCCAGCATAATCCCCAGCCCAATCCCGACGAACACGTACAGCCCTGAGAGGAGCATAAACAGGAGGAAATTGCCTCGGAACGGAACCCCAAAAATACCCCGGCCCACGGTCAGGGCCAGGAGCACATCCCCCATGAGCAGAACGAACAGGGGCACAATCTTCGCTAACAGAATCTCCCAAGCCTCTGCCGGGGTCATCAGCAGTTGTTCCAGGGTGCCGGAATCTTTCTCCCGGACCACGGTTACGGACGACACCAGGGAGCCGATCAGGGTGAGGACGACGCCCATGACGCCAGGGACAAAGAACCAGCTACTGGTCAAACCGGGATTGTAGAGAAAACTGACCTGAGGGTCCACGATCGGCGGTGCGGTCACGCCCTGCAGTTTACGGCTGAATTGGGTAATCATCTGGTTCAGGTAGCCACTGGCAATCCCAGCGGTATTGGCATCCACCCCATCGATCAACACCTGCACCTCCGCCGATTCACCCCGGGCCATGGCCTGGTCAAACTTGGGGGGAATTACCAGGCCGGCGGTTAAGTGCCCTTCCCGCACCTGCTGACTGAGTTTCTCTTCATCCAGCAGCATCTGTTCCAGGTCAAACACCCGATTATTCGTCAGGACCGAGACCAGTTCTCGACTGTTAGAAGTCTGGGCATAGTCCACCACACCCAACTTGAGAAAATGCACATCGGGATTCAGGGCAAACCCATAGAGCAAAAGCTGGATCGTGGGTGGAAACACCAGTAGAAACAACAACTGCTTGTTGCGGAGGATCTGGTTGATCTCTTTGACCACCAGTGCCCAGAAGCGGCTCTCAAAAAATTGGTTCAACGATTTCCACATCGGGGGCTCCTTGATCAATCCTCAATCCGGTAGTTGCATCTGCCGCAGTCCCTTGCGGGCAATGTTGAATAGCACAATTCCTATGATCACCAGCACCAGTTCTGCAAACCAGACTCCCGACCAACCCGTTCCGCGAACATAGGCATCCCGAGTGATCTCGATAAAGTAGCGGGCTGGCACGATGTTGCTGACCACGGAGAGGGGAAACGGAATATTACTCAGGGGATAGATAAAGCCGGAGAGTAGCAAAGCGGTGAGAAATCCGATCAAGGCAACCACCTGCACCGCTGCATTCTGGTTGGTGGTCCGGACCCCAATCTGGAGACCAAACAGAACAGCGTCCAGGAGAAACAGTAGGGTGCCCAGCAGGAGTGGTGTGGGATCCCCCACCAGGCTGATCTGGAAGACGATCGATCCCAACCCCATGACGAATAGAGCCTCTGTGAGACCGATCAGCCAGTAGGCCAGCGCTTTGCCCAGGAGCAATTCTTCTGCCGTCATGCTGGAAGCATAGACTTGCAAAATGGTGCCCTTTTCCTTCTCCCGCACCATCGCGATCGCCGTCAGCAGCGAGGGAAACACCCACAGCACCACGGCAAAGACCCCCGGTACGATGTATAGAGACTCTTTCCGACCCGGATTGAACCAGATGCGGGTGTGGGGTGTCACCAACTGGGAGTCAGGCAGAAATCCAGCTTGTTGCAGAAAGAACTTATTCGTCGCCTGCACACTGTTTTTGATCACCCGGGCATTGTTAGCGTCCGTGCCATCGATCATCACCTGAATCTTAGTCGGTTTACCGGCCTTCAGGTTGCGGCTGAATTCGGGAGGGAGGATCACAGTGGCCTTGGCAATCCCCCGATCGAGGGCGTCCTGCAACGGGTCTGAGCCTGTCCAAGGGGTGGGTTGAAACTGGTTCGTGGCCCAGAGCCGTTCCTCATAAGCCTGACTCAGGGGGCTGTGGTCAAAGTCCTGTACCACCAGAGGAATGTTTTTGGCCTCCAGGCGAATGGCGAAGCCAAAAATCAGCAGGGCCATGGTGGGTAATAGAAAAGCCAGGGCCAGGGTCAGGCGATCGCGCTGAAACTGGGCCAGTTCTTTTTGGCATTGGGACAAAATTCGTTTCATTTGATCTCCTTCATCCCATTTGTTGCCTCATTGTGCCAGATGGCTGATGCCCGTATCGGTTCTTTGCACAATGCCAATGAACGCATCCTCCAGGGAGTAGGGAATGGGACGGAGGGAGTGGATCCTAATCTGGGCAGCGGTGAGCCGCGATCGTACCCGAGGAATGTCTGTCTCTGGGTGATCCAGAACCACATGTAATCGATCGCCGAAGATGGAAACCCGCCAGTTGTCCAGGTCAAGTCTCAGTTCATCGGCGGCGGCCTGAGTTCGATCCACGACCAGTTCCACCAGTTGGCCGGGTTGGGTCGCCTTGATTTCGCTGGGGGAGCCCTGGGCCACCACCTCTCCGGCCACCAGAAAGCCCATACGGTTGCACTGTTCGGCCTCTTCCAGATAATGGGTCGTGACCAGAATGGCCGTGCCCTGGTGGGCTAGGTCATTGATCAACCGCCAGAACTGGCGACGGGCCAGGGGATCGACCCCAGAGGTGGGTTCATCTAAAAACAGGATTTCGGGTTCATGCATGACCGAGGCTCCGAAGGCCACCCGTTGTTTCCAGCCCCCCGGCAGTTGCCCCGTCAGCATCTTCTCCCGCCCAGTCAGACCACAGGTTTCAATCACCCAGTCAATTTTCCGCCGACGGGCCTGCCGGGGCACCTCGTAGACGCCGCAATAAAACTCCAGATTTTGCACGATCGTCAGGTCATCGTACAGGGTAAACTTCTGGCTCATGTAACCGATCCGCTGTCGCAGGGCACTACTCCGTAGATCCCGACTTTGTCCGGCTAGGACCATCTGTCCGGCGGAGGGTTCCAGCAGCCCGCACAGCATCTTAATCGTGGTGGTTTTCCCGGCTCCGTTGGCTCCCAATAATCCGTAGATCTCACCATAGCGTATCTCCAGGCTGACATCCTTGACCGCCTGGAATTGACCGAAGACCCGTTTCAGGTGGGTGGCCCCGATCGCGACCTCAGATCTGGATTCCCCTCTGCTTCTCCGACTGCCTCGCAGCGATCGAGGCAGGGGAATGAACTGGGGGTCCGATCCCTGTTGGCGTAACCGGGTGACGAACACATTCTCCAGAGTGGTTTCCGTGGCTTGGACTGTGTCCAGACGTAACTGATGATGGGCGGCAATCGCCCGCACCTGAGTTTCTCCAGCCACCGCATCCTGGACCAGCACATCCAGACGATCGCCAAAGGTCTGGATATCGACCAGGTTCTGGCTGGGGGCCACCCGTTCCACGGATGAACCGGGCAGGTCCGTGCCTGCGATCGCGCTTTGCAGGGCCTGTTCCAATTCTGAGATCATGCCCGTTCGCACCTCCAGCCGTTGTAGGCCCAAATCGGCCCGCAGTTCTCCCAGGGTGCCCATCTGGTGAATCTGTCCCTCATACATCAGGGCAATTCGGTTACAGCGTTCGGCCTCATCCAGATAGGGGGTGGCCACCACGATCGTCACCCCTTCTGTGGCAACTGTCGCCAGCACATCCCAGAAATCCCGCCGGGACACCGGGTCCACCCCGGTGGTCGGTTCATCCAGGAGCAAAATCTGGGGTTGGGACACCAGGGCACAACAGAGACAGAGCTTTTGCTTCATCCCGCCAGAGAGTTGACCGGCCAACCGGGAGCCAATCTGATCCAGATTCATCAGACGTAGATAGCGATCGCGCCGATCGGCAAACAAATCAGGCGGAATCTGATGTAATCCGGCACTATACTCCAGATTTTCGTCGATGCTCAGGTCCAGGTACAGGGAAAACTGCTGGGTCAGGTAGCCGATATTCAGGCGGGCATCTCGGGGCGTTTGGCCTAGCACCCGCACTGTGCCTGCGGATGCCTCCATCACCCCACCCAGGATATGGAAGGTGGTGGTTTTCCCGGCTCCATCGGGGCCAATTAACCCAAAAATTTCACCCCGGTTCACCGTGAAGCTGATTCCCCGCACCGCCGCCAATTTTCCATAGCGCTTTTGCAGATCCTGCACCTCAATCATGGGGGTGTTGGAAGAAACTGCGATCGATGCTTCCCGGAAGGCCTCTTTCCGGATCATCGACCCGACTCCGATCCGGCCAGAATCTCAGCATCAGCGGGTAGACCGGGTTTGGCAAAGCCCCCGGGCTGGTTAATTCGGATCTTGATGCCAAAGACTTGTTTGACCCGATCCTTCTGAAAATAAATGTTTTCGGGGGTGAAGGAAGCCTGGGTGTCAATGGCTGTCACTTCTCCCTCCAGGGGGGTTTCCCGTTTCAAATCAGAATCCAGGTAAACCCTGGCCTTTTGCCCTATCTTGATGCGGCCAATATCGGCATCGGGAACGTAGCCACGGAGATAAACATCGTTGGGATTGATTACCGTTAGTAAGGTCTTGCCACTGGTGACCACTGCTCCCGGTTCCACGCTGCGGGCTGTCACAACGCCATCGATCGGGCTGATGATGTTCAAATACTGGATCTGGGCCTGAACTTGTTGTTTGGCTGCTCGGGCACTGGCGACCTCCGATCGGGCGGCATCCAGTTGGGACTGGGCCTGGATGAGCCGGGT
Proteins encoded in this window:
- a CDS encoding cysteine synthase A, producing the protein MEIKNGFVGTIGNTPLIRLNSFSEETGCEILGKAEFLNPGGSVKDRAALYIIQDAEARGLLKPGGTVVEGTAGNTGIGLAHICNAKGYKCLIIIPETQSQEKMEALRTLGAEVRPVPAVPYKDPNNYVRLSGRVAEEMENAVWANQFDNLANRQAHYETTGPEIWQQTEGRIDAWVAATGTGGTYAGVALYLKEKNPTVRCVLADPMGSGLYNYFKTGEIKVEGNSITEGIGTSRVTSNLQGAPVDDAVRVEDPDCLRVVYQLLRRDGLFMGGSVGINVAAAVQVAKQLGPGHTIVTVLCDGGARYQSRLFNREWLATKGLSPD
- a CDS encoding peroxiredoxin, whose translation is MALRLGDTVPDFTQASTDGELHFYDWAGDSWVVLFSHPKDFTPVCTTELGEVARLKPEFDQRNVKVLALSVDDVASHKGWVGDIEETQNAKLNYPILADPDRKVSDLYDMIHPNANDTLTVRSVFIIDPKKKLRLTFTYPASTGRNFDELLRVIDSLQLTDNYSVATPANWKDGGDCVIVPSLQDPEVLKEKFPKGYTVVKPYLRMTPQPNK
- a CDS encoding ABC transporter permease, translated to MWKSLNQFFESRFWALVVKEINQILRNKQLLFLLVFPPTIQLLLYGFALNPDVHFLKLGVVDYAQTSNSRELVSVLTNNRVFDLEQMLLDEEKLSQQVREGHLTAGLVIPPKFDQAMARGESAEVQVLIDGVDANTAGIASGYLNQMITQFSRKLQGVTAPPIVDPQVSFLYNPGLTSSWFFVPGVMGVVLTLIGSLVSSVTVVREKDSGTLEQLLMTPAEAWEILLAKIVPLFVLLMGDVLLALTVGRGIFGVPFRGNFLLFMLLSGLYVFVGIGLGIMLATLSRSQQQVVLTSFFFNLPLIQLSGAIAPIESMPLFLQYLSLLDPLRHYVAITRGILLKGVGLDVLWPNALALGSFAIVLLAISINRFRNQLS
- a CDS encoding ABC transporter permease, whose translation is MKRILSQCQKELAQFQRDRLTLALAFLLPTMALLIFGFAIRLEAKNIPLVVQDFDHSPLSQAYEERLWATNQFQPTPWTGSDPLQDALDRGIAKATVILPPEFSRNLKAGKPTKIQVMIDGTDANNARVIKNSVQATNKFFLQQAGFLPDSQLVTPHTRIWFNPGRKESLYIVPGVFAVVLWVFPSLLTAIAMVREKEKGTILQVYASSMTAEELLLGKALAYWLIGLTEALFVMGLGSIVFQISLVGDPTPLLLGTLLFLLDAVLFGLQIGVRTTNQNAAVQVVALIGFLTALLLSGFIYPLSNIPFPLSVVSNIVPARYFIEITRDAYVRGTGWSGVWFAELVLVIIGIVLFNIARKGLRQMQLPD
- a CDS encoding ATP-binding cassette domain-containing protein, translating into MIRKEAFREASIAVSSNTPMIEVQDLQKRYGKLAAVRGISFTVNRGEIFGLIGPDGAGKTTTFHILGGVMEASAGTVRVLGQTPRDARLNIGYLTQQFSLYLDLSIDENLEYSAGLHQIPPDLFADRRDRYLRLMNLDQIGSRLAGQLSGGMKQKLCLCCALVSQPQILLLDEPTTGVDPVSRRDFWDVLATVATEGVTIVVATPYLDEAERCNRIALMYEGQIHQMGTLGELRADLGLQRLEVRTGMISELEQALQSAIAGTDLPGSSVERVAPSQNLVDIQTFGDRLDVLVQDAVAGETQVRAIAAHHQLRLDTVQATETTLENVFVTRLRQQGSDPQFIPLPRSLRGSRRSRGESRSEVAIGATHLKRVFGQFQAVKDVSLEIRYGEIYGLLGANGAGKTTTIKMLCGLLEPSAGQMVLAGQSRDLRSSALRQRIGYMSQKFTLYDDLTIVQNLEFYCGVYEVPRQARRRKIDWVIETCGLTGREKMLTGQLPGGWKQRVAFGASVMHEPEILFLDEPTSGVDPLARRQFWRLINDLAHQGTAILVTTHYLEEAEQCNRMGFLVAGEVVAQGSPSEIKATQPGQLVELVVDRTQAAADELRLDLDNWRVSIFGDRLHVVLDHPETDIPRVRSRLTAAQIRIHSLRPIPYSLEDAFIGIVQRTDTGISHLAQ